The Thalassophryne amazonica chromosome 6, fThaAma1.1, whole genome shotgun sequence genome includes a region encoding these proteins:
- the LOC117512601 gene encoding LOW QUALITY PROTEIN: RNA-binding protein PNO1-like (The sequence of the model RefSeq protein was modified relative to this genomic sequence to represent the inferred CDS: deleted 1 base in 1 codon; substituted 1 base at 1 genomic stop codon): protein METDTNSAPDTAVGTTETDDFVKVKSKKSQKXKCDGVDMETEDSGASKRPQFVPISGDKIKGPDEVRKIPVPAHRYTPLKENWTKIFTPIVEVLHLQIRFNLKMRNVEIRTCKHVDQDISSLTKAADFVKAFVLGFKVEDALALIRLDELFLESFDVTDVKPLKGDHLYRAVGRIAGKGGKTKFTIENVTKTQIVFADTKIHILGSFQNIKMARTAICNLILGSPPSKVYGNIRMVASRAAERF, encoded by the exons ATGGAAACAGATACAAATTCAGCCCCCGACACTGCTGTGGGCACAACTGAAACAGATGATTTCGTGAAGGTAAAGTCTAAAAAGAGTCAGAAGTGAAAATGTGACGGAGTGGACATGGAGACGGAAGATTCTGGAGCCAGCAAGAGGCCGCAGTTTGTGCCGATTTCAGGCGATAAAATAAAGGGACCCGATGAGGTGCGTAAAATCCCAGTTCCAGCTCACAGATACACCCCGCTGAAGGAAAACTGGACAAAGATTTTCACACCAATTGTTGAGGTCCTCCACCTTCAAATCAGGTTCAACCTCAAAATGAGAAACGTTGAAATCAGAACATGTAAACATGTAGAT CAGGACATCAGCTCCCTGACAAAAGCAGCAGATTTTGTTAAAGCATTTGTGTTAGGATTCAAAGTTGAAGATGCCCTCGCTCTCATCAGATTGGACGAGCTTTTCCTGGAAAGCTTTGATGTTACGGACGTGAAACCTCTGAAAGGAGACCACTTGTACAGAGCCGTCGGCAGAATAGCGGGTAAAGGAGGAAAAACCAAATTCACGATTGAAAATGTCACAAAGACTCAAATAGTTTTCGCAGATACAAAAATTCACATTTTAGGCTCCTTCCAGAATATCAAGATGGCTCGAACAGCAATCTGTAATCTGATTTTAGGAAGTCCACCTTCAAAGGTTTACGGAAACATCAGGATGGTTGCCAGCAGGGCAGCGGAGAGATTCTAA